One Dunckerocampus dactyliophorus isolate RoL2022-P2 chromosome 18, RoL_Ddac_1.1, whole genome shotgun sequence genomic region harbors:
- the smarca4a gene encoding SWI/SNF related, matrix associated, actin dependent regulator of chromatin, subfamily a, member 4a isoform X2, translating to MSTPDPPMGGTPRPGPSPGPGLSPGGMMGPSPGPSPGSAHSMMGPSPGPPGSGHPHPPQGPSGYPQDNMHQMHKAMDAMHEKGMPDDPRYNQMKGMGMRPGGHSGMGPPPSPMDQHSQGYPSPLAGSEHAPSPVPANGPPSGPMMPGGPSGPSAGPMEGSGDPNQGMGQPNRGGPPGPGGPGGAGGGPGGTAGPTPFNQNQLHQLRAQIMAYKMLARSQPLPEHLQMAVQGKRPMPGMQQQPMPNMPPSSGPAGGPGAGPGPGQANYSRPHGMVGPNMPPPGPAGVPPGMQGQPTNGPPKSWPEGPMVNAAAPSNPPQKLIPPQPTGRPSPAPPSVPPAASPVMPPQTQSPGQPAQPPTMMLHQKQNRITPIQKPRGLDPVEILQEREYRLQARIAHRIQELENLPGSLAGDLRTKANIELKALRLLNFQRQLRQEVVVCMRRDTALETALNAKAYKRSKRQSLREARITEKLEKQQKIEQERKRRQKHQEYLNSILQHAKDFKEYHRSITAKIQKATKAVATYHANTEREQKKENERIEKERMRRLMAEDEEGYRKLIDQKKDKRLAYLLQQTDEYVANLTELVRAHKAVQALKEKKKKKKKKKPETAEGGAAALGPDGEPLDETSQMSDLPVKVIHVDSGKILTGVDAPKAGQLEAWLEMNPGYEVAPRSDSEDSGSDEEEDEEEEEEQPHASSQSEEKKKIPDPDSEDVSEVDVQHIIEHAKQDVDDEYGNAAFNRGLQSYYAVAHAVTEKVERQSSLLVNGQLKQYQIKGLEWLVSLYNNNLNGILADEMGLGKTIQTIALITYLMEYKRINGPFLIIVPLSTLSNWVYEFDKWAPSVVKVSYKGSPAARRAFVPILRSGKFNVLLTTYEYIIKDKQVLAKLRWKYMIVDEGHRMKNHHCKLTQVLNTHYLAPRRLLLTGTPLQNKLPELWALLNFLLPTIFKSCSTFEQWFNAPFAMTGEKVDLNEEETILIIRRLHKVLRPFLLRRLKKEVEAQLPEKVEYVIKCDMSALQRVLYRHMQAKGVLLTDGSEKDKKGKGGTKTLMNTIMQLRKICNHPYMFQHIEESFSEHLGYSGGIVSGPDLFRSSGKFELLDRILPKLRATNHKVLLFCQMTSLMTIMEDYFAYRNFKYLRLDGTTKAEDRGMLLKTFNDPASEYFVFLLSTRAGGLGLNLQSADTVIIFDSDWNPHQDLQAQDRAHRIGQQNEVRVLRLCTVNSVEEKILAAAKYKLNVDQKVIQAGMFDQKSSGYERRAFLQAILEHEEQDEEEDEVPDDETVNQMIARSEEEFDQFMRMDLDRRREEARNPKRKPRLMEEDDMPSWILKDDAEVERLTCEEEEEKMFGRGSRQRKEVDYSDSLTEKQWLKAIEEGNLEDIEEEVRHKKTTRKRKRDRDHDGGPATPSSSSGRGRDKDEEVKKAKKRGRPPAEKLSPNPPSLTKKMKKIVDAVIKYKDGNGRQLSEVFIQLPSRKELPEYYELIRKPVDFRKIKERIRSHKYRSLNDLEKDVMLLCQNAQTFNLEGSLIYEDSIVLQSVFTSVRQKIEKEEDSEGEDSEEEEEELDEGSESESRSVKVKIKLSRKEKGERGGKGQRRRGRGVRAKPVVSDDDSEDDPEEDHSASGSEED from the exons ATGTCCACTCCTGATCCCCCAATGGGAGGGACACCTCGGCCAGGTCCCTCCCCAGGCCCAGGGCTATCTCCAGGTGGCATGATGGGCCCAAGTCCAGGTCCTTCCCCTGGCTCTGCCCATAGTATGATGGGGCCCAGTCCGGGACCTCCTGGATCTGGACACCCACACCCTCCACAGGGACCCTCAGGATATCCTCAGGACAACATGCACCAGATGCACAAA GCCATGGATGCCATGCATGAGAAGGGAATGCCAGACGACCCTCGCTACAACCAAATGAAAGGCATGGGTATGAGACCGGGAGGCCACAGCGGTATGGGACCCCCTCCAAGCCCCATGGACCAACATTCCCAAG GTTACCCGTCTCCACTGGCAGGCTCTGAGCACGCGCCAAGCCCTGTCCCGGCTAATGGTCCTCCGTCTGGCCCCATGATGCCAGGAGGTCCATCTGGCCCAAGTGCTGGCCCAATGGAGGGCAGTGGGGACCCAAATCAGGGAATGGGACAGCCAAACCGCGGGGGTCCTCCAGGTCCTGGTGGACCAGGTGGTGCTGGAGGTGGACCTGGCGGTACAGCTGGACCCACCCCTTTCAACCAGAATCAGTTGCACCAACTCAGGGCTCAGATTATGGCCTACAAGATGCTGGCACGCAGTCAGCCCTTACCGGAGCACCTGCAAATGGCTGTGCAAGGGAAGAGACCCATGCCGGGTATGCAGCAACAACCTATGCCCAACATGCCCCCTTCCTCAGGTCCTGCAGGTGGACCAGGAGCGGGACCAGGACCAGGCCAAGCCAACTACAGCAGACCTCATG GCATGGTTGGGCCCAATATGCCACCTCCTGGACCTGCTGGAGTTCCCCCAGGTATGCAAGGCCAGCCTACCAATGGACCTCCGAAATCGTGGCCTGAAG GACCAATGGTGAATGCTGCTGCACCTTCCAATCCTCCTCAGAAGCTGATTCCACCTCAGCCCACGGGCAGACCCTCTCCTGCTCCACCCTCTGTGCCACCCGCTGCCTCCCCAGTAATGCCCCCTCAGACACAGTCTCCAGGCCAGCCCGCACAGCCCCCAACCATGATGCTTCACCAGAAACAGAACCGCATTACCCCTATCCAAAAACCCAGAGGACTGGACCCAGTGGAGATCCTTCAGGAGAGAGAGTACCG GCTACAAGCCCGTATTGCTCACCGTATTCAGGAGCTGGAGAACCTGCCTGGCTCCCTTGCAGGTGACCTACGTACCAAGGCCAACATTGAGCTCAAAGCCTTGAGGCTTCTGAACTTCCAGAGACag CTCCGCCAGGAGGTAGTGGTCTGCATGCGTCGAGACACTGCTCTAGAAACTGCTCTTAATGCAAAGGCCTACAAGCGCAGCAAACGTCAGTCTCTACGTGAAGCACGTATAACAGAGAAGCTGGAGAAACAGCAGAAGATTGAACAAGAGCGTAAACGGCGACAGAAACATCAG GAATACCTCAACAGCATCCTGCAGCATGCCAAGGACTTCAAGGAATACCATCGCTCTATCACAGCAAAGATTCAGAAAGCCACCAAAGCGGTGGCCACATACCACGCCAACACGGAGCGCGAGCAGAAGAAAGAGAACGAGCGCATTGAAAAGGAGAGAATGCGGAGGCTGATG GCCGAAGATGAGGAGGGCTATCGTAAACTTATTGACCAGAAAAAAGACAAGCGTCTGGCCTACCTCTTGCAACAGACAGACGAATATGTGGCCAACCTCACTGAGCTGGTGCGAGCCCATAAAGCCGTGCAAGCTCtcaaagagaagaaaaagaagaagaaaaagaag AAGCCGGAGACTGCGGAGGGTGGTGCAGCTGCTCTTGGACCTGATGGAGAG CCATTGGATGAGACCAGTCAAATGAGTGACCTCCCAGTGAAGGTCATTCATGTGGATAGCGGAAAGATCCTGACTGGAGTTGATGCACCTAAAGCGGGTCAGCTGGAAGCCTGGCTTGAAATGAACCCAGG GTACGAAGTAGCGCCCCGCTCAGACAGTGAAGACAGTGGCtcagatgaggaggaggatgaggag gaggaggaggagcagccaCACGCTTCTTCTCAGTCAGAAGAGAAAAAGAAGATCCCTGACCCAGACAGTGAAGATGTATCTGAAGTGGATGTCCAGCACATTATCGA GCATGCCAAGCAGGATGTGGATGATGAGTATGGTAATGCAGCTTTCAACCGAGGCCTGCAGTCCTACTATGCTGTGGCTCACGCTGTCACAGAGAAAGTGGAGAGACAGTCGTCATTGTTGGTCAACGGACAGCTCAAACAATACCAG ATCAAAGGGCTAGAGTGGCTGGTATCACTTTACAACAACAACTTAAATGGCATCCTTGCTGATGAAATGGGCCTGGGGAAAACTATCCAGACCATTGCTCTTATCACCTACCTCATGGAGTACAAGCGAATCAATGGGCCCTTCCTGATCATTGTACCCCTCTC AACTCTGTCCAACTGGGTGTATGAGTTTGATAAGTGGGCGCCATCTGTGGTGAAGGTCTCTTACAAG GGGTCTCCAGCTGCCCGCCGTGCATTTGTCCCCATCCTGCGCAGTGGTAAATTCAATGTGCTGCTCACCACTTATGAGTACATTATCAAAGACAAGCAGGTGCTAGCAAAG CTTCGTTGGAAGTATATGATTGTGGACGAGGGCCATCGTATGAAGAACCACCACTGTAAGCTGACCCAGGTCTTGAACACGCACTACCTGGCCCCACGGCGGCTGCTGCTCACAGGCACGCCTCTGCAGAACAAGCTTCCTGAACTCTGGGCTCTGCTCAACTTCCTCTTGCCCACTATTTTCAAGAGCTGCAGCACCTTTGAACAATGGTTCAATGCCCCTTTTGCTATGACTGGAGAGAAG GTTGACCTGAACGAAGAAGAAACTATCCTCATTATTCGACGTTTACACAAGGTGCTACGGCCCTTCTTGCTACGCCGACTCAAAAAAGAAGTCGAGGCCCAACTGCCAGAGAAG GTGGAGTATGTAATCAAATGTGACATGTCGGCGCTTCAGAGAGTGCTGTACAGACACATGCAGGCAAAGGGAGTCCTGCTCACAGATGGGTCAGAGAAAGACAAGAAG GGTAAAGGTGGCACCAAGACTCTGATGAACACAATCATGCAGCTGAGAAAGATTTGCAACCATCCCTACATGTTCCAGCACATTGAG GAGTCTTTCTCTGAGCATCTGGGTTATTCTGGAGGAATAGTGAGTGG TCCTGATTTGTTCCGCTCCTCTGGGAAGTTTGAGCTGCTGGATCGTATCCTGCCCAAGCTGAGGGCTACCAACCACAAAGTGCTGCTCTTCTGTCAGATGACCTCACTTATGACCATCATGGAAGACTACTTTGCCTACCGCAACTTCAAATACCTACGTCTGGATG GAACCACAAAGGCTGAGGATCGTGGGATGCTGCTAAAGACCTTCAATGACCCAGCTTCCGAGTACTTTGTGTTTCTGCTCAGCACCCGAGCAGGGGGCTTGGGTCTCAACCTGCAGTCTGCTGATACAGTCATCATCTTTGACAGCGACTGGAACCCTCACCAA GACTTGCAAGCTCAAGACAGGGCCCATCGTATCGGCCAGCAAAACGAGGTGCGCGTCCTCCGCCTCTGCACCGTCAACAGCGTGGAGGAGAAGATTCTGGCAGCAGCCAAGTACAAATTGAACGTGGACCAGAAGGTCATCCAGGCGGGCATGTTTGACCAGAAGTCGTCAGGCTATGAGCGTCGGGCCTTCTTACAGGCCATTCTGGAGCACGAGGAGCAGGACGAG GAGGAAGATGAAGTGCCTGATGATGAGACGGTCAATCAGATGATTGCCAGAAGTGAAGAAGAATTTGATCAGTTCATG CGCATGGATCTCGACAGGCGCCGCGAGGAGGCCCGCAACCCCAAGAGGAAACCTCGTCTGATGGAGGAGGATGACATGCCCAGCTGGATTTTGAAAGACGACGCTGAGGTTGAGAGGCTCACctgtgaagaggaggaggagaagatgtTTGGCCGAGGATCCCGTCAGCGCAAGGAGGTGGACTACAGCGACTCACTCACTGAGAAACAGTGGTTAAAG GCCATAGAAGAGGGCAATCTGGAAGATATTGAAGAGGAAGTGCGACACAAAAAGACAACCCGAAAGCGCAAGCGAGACCGTGACCACGACGGCGGCCCCGCAACACCGAGCTCCAGCAGCGGGCGAGGCCGTGACAAGGATGAGGAGGTGAAGAAAGCAAAGAAACGTGGTCGTCCGCCTGCTGAAAAGCTCTCTCCTAACCCTCCCTCCCTGAccaagaagatgaagaagataGTTGATGCCGTCATCAAGTACAAGGACGG TAATGGACGACAGCTGAGTGAAGTCTTCATCCAGCTGCCTTCCCGCAAAGAACTGCCTGAGTACTATGAGCTCATCCGCAAACCAGTAGACTTTAGGAAGATCAAG GAGAGGATTCGTAGCCATAAGTACCGTAGCCTGAATGACCTGGAGAAGGACGTGATGCTGCTATGTCAGAACGCTCAGACATTCAACCTCGAAGGATCTCTG ATCTATGAAGACTCCATTGTGCTTCAGTCGGTTTTCACCAGCGTGAGACAGAAGATCGAGAAGGAGGAGGACAGTGAAGGCGAAGACagcgaagaggaggaggaagagctcGATGAAGGCTCCGAGTCTGAAT CCCGTTCTGTGAAGGTGAAGATTAAACTGAGCCGCAAAGAAAAAGGGGAGCGTGGTGGAAAAGGACAGCGGCGGAGAGGCCGCGGCGTCCGCGCAAAACCTGTGGTGAGCGACGACGACAGCGAGGACGATCCGGAAGAG gatCATTCGGCCAGCGGCAGTGAAGAGGACTGA
- the smarca4a gene encoding SWI/SNF related, matrix associated, actin dependent regulator of chromatin, subfamily a, member 4a isoform X1, which yields MSTPDPPMGGTPRPGPSPGPGLSPGGMMGPSPGPSPGSAHSMMGPSPGPPGSGHPHPPQGPSGYPQDNMHQMHKAMDAMHEKGMPDDPRYNQMKGMGMRPGGHSGMGPPPSPMDQHSQGYPSPLAGSEHAPSPVPANGPPSGPMMPGGPSGPSAGPMEGSGDPNQGMGQPNRGGPPGPGGPGGAGGGPGGTAGPTPFNQNQLHQLRAQIMAYKMLARSQPLPEHLQMAVQGKRPMPGMQQQPMPNMPPSSGPAGGPGAGPGPGQANYSRPHGMVGPNMPPPGPAGVPPGMQGQPTNGPPKSWPEGPMVNAAAPSNPPQKLIPPQPTGRPSPAPPSVPPAASPVMPPQTQSPGQPAQPPTMMLHQKQNRITPIQKPRGLDPVEILQEREYRLQARIAHRIQELENLPGSLAGDLRTKANIELKALRLLNFQRQLRQEVVVCMRRDTALETALNAKAYKRSKRQSLREARITEKLEKQQKIEQERKRRQKHQEYLNSILQHAKDFKEYHRSITAKIQKATKAVATYHANTEREQKKENERIEKERMRRLMAEDEEGYRKLIDQKKDKRLAYLLQQTDEYVANLTELVRAHKAVQALKEKKKKKKKKKPETAEGGAAALGPDGEPLDETSQMSDLPVKVIHVDSGKILTGVDAPKAGQLEAWLEMNPGYEVAPRSDSEDSGSDEEEDEEEEEEQPHASSQSEEKKKIPDPDSEDVSEVDVQHIIEHAKQDVDDEYGNAAFNRGLQSYYAVAHAVTEKVERQSSLLVNGQLKQYQIKGLEWLVSLYNNNLNGILADEMGLGKTIQTIALITYLMEYKRINGPFLIIVPLSTLSNWVYEFDKWAPSVVKVSYKGSPAARRAFVPILRSGKFNVLLTTYEYIIKDKQVLAKLRWKYMIVDEGHRMKNHHCKLTQVLNTHYLAPRRLLLTGTPLQNKLPELWALLNFLLPTIFKSCSTFEQWFNAPFAMTGEKVDLNEEETILIIRRLHKVLRPFLLRRLKKEVEAQLPEKVEYVIKCDMSALQRVLYRHMQAKGVLLTDGSEKDKKGKGGTKTLMNTIMQLRKICNHPYMFQHIEESFSEHLGYSGGIVSGPDLFRSSGKFELLDRILPKLRATNHKVLLFCQMTSLMTIMEDYFAYRNFKYLRLDGTTKAEDRGMLLKTFNDPASEYFVFLLSTRAGGLGLNLQSADTVIIFDSDWNPHQDLQAQDRAHRIGQQNEVRVLRLCTVNSVEEKILAAAKYKLNVDQKVIQAGMFDQKSSGYERRAFLQAILEHEEQDEVGARGGCRTRGAWEEDEVPDDETVNQMIARSEEEFDQFMRMDLDRRREEARNPKRKPRLMEEDDMPSWILKDDAEVERLTCEEEEEKMFGRGSRQRKEVDYSDSLTEKQWLKAIEEGNLEDIEEEVRHKKTTRKRKRDRDHDGGPATPSSSSGRGRDKDEEVKKAKKRGRPPAEKLSPNPPSLTKKMKKIVDAVIKYKDGNGRQLSEVFIQLPSRKELPEYYELIRKPVDFRKIKERIRSHKYRSLNDLEKDVMLLCQNAQTFNLEGSLIYEDSIVLQSVFTSVRQKIEKEEDSEGEDSEEEEEELDEGSESESRSVKVKIKLSRKEKGERGGKGQRRRGRGVRAKPVVSDDDSEDDPEEDHSASGSEED from the exons ATGTCCACTCCTGATCCCCCAATGGGAGGGACACCTCGGCCAGGTCCCTCCCCAGGCCCAGGGCTATCTCCAGGTGGCATGATGGGCCCAAGTCCAGGTCCTTCCCCTGGCTCTGCCCATAGTATGATGGGGCCCAGTCCGGGACCTCCTGGATCTGGACACCCACACCCTCCACAGGGACCCTCAGGATATCCTCAGGACAACATGCACCAGATGCACAAA GCCATGGATGCCATGCATGAGAAGGGAATGCCAGACGACCCTCGCTACAACCAAATGAAAGGCATGGGTATGAGACCGGGAGGCCACAGCGGTATGGGACCCCCTCCAAGCCCCATGGACCAACATTCCCAAG GTTACCCGTCTCCACTGGCAGGCTCTGAGCACGCGCCAAGCCCTGTCCCGGCTAATGGTCCTCCGTCTGGCCCCATGATGCCAGGAGGTCCATCTGGCCCAAGTGCTGGCCCAATGGAGGGCAGTGGGGACCCAAATCAGGGAATGGGACAGCCAAACCGCGGGGGTCCTCCAGGTCCTGGTGGACCAGGTGGTGCTGGAGGTGGACCTGGCGGTACAGCTGGACCCACCCCTTTCAACCAGAATCAGTTGCACCAACTCAGGGCTCAGATTATGGCCTACAAGATGCTGGCACGCAGTCAGCCCTTACCGGAGCACCTGCAAATGGCTGTGCAAGGGAAGAGACCCATGCCGGGTATGCAGCAACAACCTATGCCCAACATGCCCCCTTCCTCAGGTCCTGCAGGTGGACCAGGAGCGGGACCAGGACCAGGCCAAGCCAACTACAGCAGACCTCATG GCATGGTTGGGCCCAATATGCCACCTCCTGGACCTGCTGGAGTTCCCCCAGGTATGCAAGGCCAGCCTACCAATGGACCTCCGAAATCGTGGCCTGAAG GACCAATGGTGAATGCTGCTGCACCTTCCAATCCTCCTCAGAAGCTGATTCCACCTCAGCCCACGGGCAGACCCTCTCCTGCTCCACCCTCTGTGCCACCCGCTGCCTCCCCAGTAATGCCCCCTCAGACACAGTCTCCAGGCCAGCCCGCACAGCCCCCAACCATGATGCTTCACCAGAAACAGAACCGCATTACCCCTATCCAAAAACCCAGAGGACTGGACCCAGTGGAGATCCTTCAGGAGAGAGAGTACCG GCTACAAGCCCGTATTGCTCACCGTATTCAGGAGCTGGAGAACCTGCCTGGCTCCCTTGCAGGTGACCTACGTACCAAGGCCAACATTGAGCTCAAAGCCTTGAGGCTTCTGAACTTCCAGAGACag CTCCGCCAGGAGGTAGTGGTCTGCATGCGTCGAGACACTGCTCTAGAAACTGCTCTTAATGCAAAGGCCTACAAGCGCAGCAAACGTCAGTCTCTACGTGAAGCACGTATAACAGAGAAGCTGGAGAAACAGCAGAAGATTGAACAAGAGCGTAAACGGCGACAGAAACATCAG GAATACCTCAACAGCATCCTGCAGCATGCCAAGGACTTCAAGGAATACCATCGCTCTATCACAGCAAAGATTCAGAAAGCCACCAAAGCGGTGGCCACATACCACGCCAACACGGAGCGCGAGCAGAAGAAAGAGAACGAGCGCATTGAAAAGGAGAGAATGCGGAGGCTGATG GCCGAAGATGAGGAGGGCTATCGTAAACTTATTGACCAGAAAAAAGACAAGCGTCTGGCCTACCTCTTGCAACAGACAGACGAATATGTGGCCAACCTCACTGAGCTGGTGCGAGCCCATAAAGCCGTGCAAGCTCtcaaagagaagaaaaagaagaagaaaaagaag AAGCCGGAGACTGCGGAGGGTGGTGCAGCTGCTCTTGGACCTGATGGAGAG CCATTGGATGAGACCAGTCAAATGAGTGACCTCCCAGTGAAGGTCATTCATGTGGATAGCGGAAAGATCCTGACTGGAGTTGATGCACCTAAAGCGGGTCAGCTGGAAGCCTGGCTTGAAATGAACCCAGG GTACGAAGTAGCGCCCCGCTCAGACAGTGAAGACAGTGGCtcagatgaggaggaggatgaggag gaggaggaggagcagccaCACGCTTCTTCTCAGTCAGAAGAGAAAAAGAAGATCCCTGACCCAGACAGTGAAGATGTATCTGAAGTGGATGTCCAGCACATTATCGA GCATGCCAAGCAGGATGTGGATGATGAGTATGGTAATGCAGCTTTCAACCGAGGCCTGCAGTCCTACTATGCTGTGGCTCACGCTGTCACAGAGAAAGTGGAGAGACAGTCGTCATTGTTGGTCAACGGACAGCTCAAACAATACCAG ATCAAAGGGCTAGAGTGGCTGGTATCACTTTACAACAACAACTTAAATGGCATCCTTGCTGATGAAATGGGCCTGGGGAAAACTATCCAGACCATTGCTCTTATCACCTACCTCATGGAGTACAAGCGAATCAATGGGCCCTTCCTGATCATTGTACCCCTCTC AACTCTGTCCAACTGGGTGTATGAGTTTGATAAGTGGGCGCCATCTGTGGTGAAGGTCTCTTACAAG GGGTCTCCAGCTGCCCGCCGTGCATTTGTCCCCATCCTGCGCAGTGGTAAATTCAATGTGCTGCTCACCACTTATGAGTACATTATCAAAGACAAGCAGGTGCTAGCAAAG CTTCGTTGGAAGTATATGATTGTGGACGAGGGCCATCGTATGAAGAACCACCACTGTAAGCTGACCCAGGTCTTGAACACGCACTACCTGGCCCCACGGCGGCTGCTGCTCACAGGCACGCCTCTGCAGAACAAGCTTCCTGAACTCTGGGCTCTGCTCAACTTCCTCTTGCCCACTATTTTCAAGAGCTGCAGCACCTTTGAACAATGGTTCAATGCCCCTTTTGCTATGACTGGAGAGAAG GTTGACCTGAACGAAGAAGAAACTATCCTCATTATTCGACGTTTACACAAGGTGCTACGGCCCTTCTTGCTACGCCGACTCAAAAAAGAAGTCGAGGCCCAACTGCCAGAGAAG GTGGAGTATGTAATCAAATGTGACATGTCGGCGCTTCAGAGAGTGCTGTACAGACACATGCAGGCAAAGGGAGTCCTGCTCACAGATGGGTCAGAGAAAGACAAGAAG GGTAAAGGTGGCACCAAGACTCTGATGAACACAATCATGCAGCTGAGAAAGATTTGCAACCATCCCTACATGTTCCAGCACATTGAG GAGTCTTTCTCTGAGCATCTGGGTTATTCTGGAGGAATAGTGAGTGG TCCTGATTTGTTCCGCTCCTCTGGGAAGTTTGAGCTGCTGGATCGTATCCTGCCCAAGCTGAGGGCTACCAACCACAAAGTGCTGCTCTTCTGTCAGATGACCTCACTTATGACCATCATGGAAGACTACTTTGCCTACCGCAACTTCAAATACCTACGTCTGGATG GAACCACAAAGGCTGAGGATCGTGGGATGCTGCTAAAGACCTTCAATGACCCAGCTTCCGAGTACTTTGTGTTTCTGCTCAGCACCCGAGCAGGGGGCTTGGGTCTCAACCTGCAGTCTGCTGATACAGTCATCATCTTTGACAGCGACTGGAACCCTCACCAA GACTTGCAAGCTCAAGACAGGGCCCATCGTATCGGCCAGCAAAACGAGGTGCGCGTCCTCCGCCTCTGCACCGTCAACAGCGTGGAGGAGAAGATTCTGGCAGCAGCCAAGTACAAATTGAACGTGGACCAGAAGGTCATCCAGGCGGGCATGTTTGACCAGAAGTCGTCAGGCTATGAGCGTCGGGCCTTCTTACAGGCCATTCTGGAGCACGAGGAGCAGGACGAGGTCGGGGCTCGAGGAGGCTGCCGCACTAGGGGGGCGTGG GAGGAAGATGAAGTGCCTGATGATGAGACGGTCAATCAGATGATTGCCAGAAGTGAAGAAGAATTTGATCAGTTCATG CGCATGGATCTCGACAGGCGCCGCGAGGAGGCCCGCAACCCCAAGAGGAAACCTCGTCTGATGGAGGAGGATGACATGCCCAGCTGGATTTTGAAAGACGACGCTGAGGTTGAGAGGCTCACctgtgaagaggaggaggagaagatgtTTGGCCGAGGATCCCGTCAGCGCAAGGAGGTGGACTACAGCGACTCACTCACTGAGAAACAGTGGTTAAAG GCCATAGAAGAGGGCAATCTGGAAGATATTGAAGAGGAAGTGCGACACAAAAAGACAACCCGAAAGCGCAAGCGAGACCGTGACCACGACGGCGGCCCCGCAACACCGAGCTCCAGCAGCGGGCGAGGCCGTGACAAGGATGAGGAGGTGAAGAAAGCAAAGAAACGTGGTCGTCCGCCTGCTGAAAAGCTCTCTCCTAACCCTCCCTCCCTGAccaagaagatgaagaagataGTTGATGCCGTCATCAAGTACAAGGACGG TAATGGACGACAGCTGAGTGAAGTCTTCATCCAGCTGCCTTCCCGCAAAGAACTGCCTGAGTACTATGAGCTCATCCGCAAACCAGTAGACTTTAGGAAGATCAAG GAGAGGATTCGTAGCCATAAGTACCGTAGCCTGAATGACCTGGAGAAGGACGTGATGCTGCTATGTCAGAACGCTCAGACATTCAACCTCGAAGGATCTCTG ATCTATGAAGACTCCATTGTGCTTCAGTCGGTTTTCACCAGCGTGAGACAGAAGATCGAGAAGGAGGAGGACAGTGAAGGCGAAGACagcgaagaggaggaggaagagctcGATGAAGGCTCCGAGTCTGAAT CCCGTTCTGTGAAGGTGAAGATTAAACTGAGCCGCAAAGAAAAAGGGGAGCGTGGTGGAAAAGGACAGCGGCGGAGAGGCCGCGGCGTCCGCGCAAAACCTGTGGTGAGCGACGACGACAGCGAGGACGATCCGGAAGAG gatCATTCGGCCAGCGGCAGTGAAGAGGACTGA